Genomic DNA from Theropithecus gelada isolate Dixy chromosome 1, Tgel_1.0, whole genome shotgun sequence:
GTTTAGCGGAGGGACTTTTGGCTGCCGAACCTCCCTTTGTTCTTGTCTGTATTCTGAGACATCCTGATAATTCCGTGGGTTACCCCAAACTCTTAACAtagttttttctctttaagtCAGAGAGTCCATTTCTGCCCTTATGAACAGAAACTTCATCCCAAACCATCTTGCTGAAAGTAGTTCTTTCTTTTACTCACTTCCTTTATAGCATGAATCTCCACTGACAATTATTTTATCAATTTGAAACTTGTTCACGATCTTTCTTCACTTCCAGAATGCAAGCTACTTGAGGGACCTCGTCTGCTGTTCTCACCATGCCTTTCCCTGCCAGGCTCCTAGGAGCTGCTTGGCGGCGGGTAGCGGTTAAGCCCACAGAggctggagccagactgcctggcttTGAATGGTGGTTCTGCCTTTGTGAGATTAACAGCCCCTACTTAGAGTTGTGGGAATTAAACCAGTTAATACACGTGAAGAGCGCCAGGCACGTAGCGTTTATGAATGAATGCACTTAGCAGAGATTCAGTTGACAATAACGGTTGTTTTTCAGGATTTTAAGATCTTTGTCCCATCACCTCCACCCCCACAGTCCGGGAGCGATCCTTTCCCTAGGGTCAGGCTGAAAGTTTGCCAGATTGGAATTTCGGGTCTGCTGGGTCACAAAGCCAAGGGCCCAGTCTTCAAGGTGATGCTTCACTTCGGAGCACTTTATGCAGCCCACGTTTTGTTCTGTAACAATCCCAAACTGGCCCTccgagcctgggaagtcgagctTCTCCGAAACCACTGAGTCCTGGAGAGCCCCGCGGCCTCCTGCCCTTTCTCTGCAGCCTGAGAGGGCCCGTGGGGCCGCCGCTGCTTCCTGGAAGAGCTGCGCTTTCCGGAGTCGCAGGCCGCGGAGCTCACGGGAGCTTCGGAGCAGAGCATCTCGCGCGGACAGGGCTGGCGATGGGCAGCCGACCAAAACGCCGCGTTTCTGGTGACTGCTTTTCCCTGGTAGGCAGGCGTTCACTGCTCCGCCGCCGCAGCTCTTCCGGGGCCGAGGGCTGCGGCGCGTAAACCGACTTGTGTGTCCTGCGCAAGCTGCTGATGGCGCCACCCAGCCTGGGGCGGCGAGCCGCGAATATTTGCTGCTCTATTTTAAGATTCCCTGTCCTGTCTGTTTCCGAGCAGTTGTCACTTGGTCAGAGGAAAGGGAAAGCGGGGGTGGAGACAGTGAGGCCCAAGCCTCGGGCGCTTATTACTTCCAGCTGGGTGGAAATTCCCATCCCTCGGAGAAAACAAGCGTGGCCCCTCTACTCCCACTCCTCCGCCCCCTCCCTCAAAACTGAGTGAGTCATTCTTCGCCGGTCAGGGCAAAGTCTCgctcattttaataataaaaataaggataatgCCGCACTATTTGCATAACATCTCAGACTTTTCAGAGCACTTAAGCACTTTTtaaatactttcctttttttttttttcttttttttttttggagacggagtctcgctccggaGGTAGTGGcgcgaggctggagtgcagtggcgcgatctcgactcactgcgacctccgcctccccgattcaagcgattctcctgcctcagcctccagagtagctgggattacaggcgcacgccaccacgcccagccatttttttggattttagtagagacggggtttcaccatgttgcccaggctggtcttgaactccggaactcaggcagtccgcccacttcgtcttcccaaagtgctagggttacaggcgtgagccaccgcgccaggcctcaAAACACTTTTCTCCACTTATTGGTCAAGAGACATTATTACtccctgtttgcaaatgagaaaacagaggcacagagaggttagtgATTGGACATGGTCACACAGCCAGTTAATCAGATGACCAGTCACAGAGGCTGGATCTCCTGGGTTTTAAACTGAGCTGTGATTCAGTCCATAGCCATTTATTGTCTTTCCTCCCAGCCACGGCGGCTTTCCTGTTCTCACAAGCTTCTGTGTTATGGAGAATGAAGCATCAAAGGGGTAGTGTATGGTAACTGGTGTCTTCCCACTCCGGTGGCTTATTAATTCTCAAGTACAGCCTCATAAGAGAGGACATTCAGGCATGCAAACagttattgagtgcctactgtgtgcagcTACTGGCagctactgtatttttttttacacagtTTATGGGAGAAAGTTTCTTAGCACATAATTACAATGAAATGTGATAAAGTTGTTGATAAATGCACAGTATtagggaaacagagaaagaggtaATCCACATTGTCACGGGGGAGCCTTTAAAGCTTTTCCCCCAACtttttgttgtacagattttcAGGCATGAAAGATTGTTACAGTGACTACCACTTCGATTCAACCAgtatagataggtagatagatggatagatatagatactgcttcagaagcaaaagtttttctctgatcttttcttgccctcctgtctcagtctcatTTTCCCACAAGGCAAGCCATAGGAACTAGGAACTAGAATCCCCCTTCTCCAAGGCAgccatagaaaccagaaccccttttcCCAAAGTCAGCCATGAAACCTAAAATTATGACTctaattttctcttcatctttctgtgtaaaaactgacCATAAAGAAAAGATCTGATCTACGTTgttccagagagggtcctgccccaAACCCAGAGGgaaagtgtgaaaggaaaatatcttgggccccttCAAGCTGGGAACCACTCAgggcctcccattctattcagtcatccctctgctcacagaGATAACAAAGATAGATGCATATTCTGATTGTCTCCTTTGGAAAGACTTATCAGAAACTCAAACGGGAGAAATGAGAGAAGACAGacagaccctctcatattgttttatactcaaaaaaggaaaggaaaacaaaacaaaaggcaggtAGCCCGGCGCCTAGGAACCAGACCCGAAACCAAGGAACCAGATccgaaaccaggcctgggcctgcctgatctaagcctggtagttaaagatccacccctgacctaactggttatgttatctatagattccagacattgtatggaaggaC
This window encodes:
- the LOC112632715 gene encoding uncharacterized protein LOC112632715; the encoded protein is MALHPGSSGVSSLGKAVVKIKCPTASQPYCLSSPSAPSPQHYPFHGGRSLGGDLCLLKMAPDLSLPASTKLPPPLPVLASPCCLQSPLQTPAHPCHYLAAFPKVPNKSASSKYSRLAAPGWVAPSAACAGHTSRFTRRSPRPRKSCGGGAVNACLPGKSSHQKRGVLVGCPSPALSARDALLRSSRELRGLRLRKAQLFQEAAAAPRALSGCRERAGGRGALQDSVVSEKLDFPGSEGQFGIVTEQNVGCIKCSEVKHHLEDWALGFVTQQTRNSNLANFQPDPRERIAPGLWGWR